In the Pungitius pungitius chromosome 5, fPunPun2.1, whole genome shotgun sequence genome, one interval contains:
- the mymk gene encoding protein myomaker, whose protein sequence is MGAFIAKMLLPTVSSLVFLPTASVAAKRGFHMEAMVYFFTMFFTSIYHACDGPGLSILCFMRYDVLEYFSVYGTALSMWVTLIALGDFDEPQRSSMTMFGVLTIAVRIYQDRWGYGIYSGPIGSAVFIITVKWLQKMKQCRAVYPEKAVYTQQVGPGCCFGALALMLRFYFEEWDYAYVHSFYHLSLAVSFVLLLPKKNRYAGTGRNAAKLSFWALCCCSMSPGSTKEKTDKTLTKKNKKKSPRTVWTVATEKLLTGRCSTPILPVYNPPPSTPVEGTSVSRLKEMNGWK, encoded by the exons atggGAGCGTTTATTGCCAAGATGCTTCTGCCGACAGTCAGCAGTTTGGTGTTCCTGCCCACGGCCAGCGTGGCCGCTAAGAGGGGCTTCCACATGGAGGCCATGGTCTACTTCTTCACCATGTTCTTCACCTCG ATCTACCACGCGTGTGACGGACCAGGACTCTCCATCTTGTGCTTCATGAGGTACGACGTCCTGGAGTACTTCAGTGTGTACGGCACGGCTCTGTCCATGTGGGTCACGCTCATAG CTCTGGGCGACTTTGATGAGCCCCAGCGCTCCAGCATGACCATGTTCGGGGTGCTGACCATCGCAGTGAGGATCTATCAGGATCGCTGGGGCTACGGGATCTACTCAGGACCCATCGGATCCGCTGTCTTCATCATCACGGTCAAATGG CTGCAGAAGATGAAGCAGTGCCGGGCGGTGTATCCGGAGAAGGCGGTGTACACGCAGCAGGTCGGGCCGGGCTGCTGCTTCGGCGCTCTCGCTCTGATGCTGCGCTTCTACTTTGAG GAGTGGGACTACGCGTACGTCCACAGCTTCTACCACCTGTCCCTCGCCGTGTCCTTCGTCCTGCTGCTGCCCAAGAAGAACCGCTACGCCGGGACGGGAAGGAACGCCGCCAAGCTCAGCTTCTGGGCTCTCTGCTGCTGC TCCATGTCCCCCGGTTCTACTAAGGAGAAGACGGACAAGACCCTAacgaagaagaacaagaagaagtcGCCTCGGACCGTGTGGACGGTCGCAACTGAGAAGCTGCTGACGGGACGCTGCAGCACCCCCATCCTGCCCgtctacaacccccccccctccacgccgGTGGAAGGGACGAGCGTCAGCAGGCTCAAAGAGATGAACGGGTGGAAGTGA